A genomic stretch from Aedes albopictus strain Foshan chromosome 2, AalbF5, whole genome shotgun sequence includes:
- the LOC109404201 gene encoding uncharacterized protein LOC109404201 isoform X8, with amino-acid sequence MDKSSSYGGPPQSTIGSSARRIQAQLPAEPPACVQNAMMRRDKQPFTYTPGGIDLSQIKSPRMAKRISRNAQSEGVSNQPKVSPLAQNNNTSNSSSSQQAVSPAATLGAAAMGMPFQVFPTGPPAPPPPPPPSVAKKPAQGHTNGNSAPAPPPPPPPVLPVEKKTPVPQSFEPPPMGCRPEIKIPPNPMSNLRKAPRPQPKNDFWIEEYRNERRNDMPNPVQQMPVYSTREADEEVAKNTHIRTDQLNVQNDSPNRSSSPSNLTKALENGSQVSSIKTPPVYSQSPVPPNLPPPITPTKLSQPPSTLSINSTAKQQQPNKEQSPKPRQTSPPSSSPQSPSTNGSPVSTQNTAPSTTTNSTTVKPPTPQKPAPQALGSLYIPPPHEAFANSKQSLLTQTSPPWMSSRQNSAKEQPEWVHKEDPDYLGSKSSSVSKSNSNETAAKTSEPIATAPPSPPKLAPIPKPQQSPQPSTTPVSRPQTIELPPPTQPAISQTHYIQLQNPVAKVTPQPIVHQAPPPNTMPTARSYQQTPVYVQNQMYSPQPAASQKQERIIPIQIEQSPIKTPATAPSFAPPPYYSPGPQYNAVQSPLTVGYPGPHSGFTTPTAMFTNPNHFVNQGYNNINYPPASPQHPMYQQHHQQYQQQPPSVQQQQQHQQMMHQQRMQQQTPTQQPGGVRIIPIKVENNDNGATATTVRGPLSQTPAIIQSDPRSHANPQTWNGNSAPNQSRSFRVLQQLTDTMEDAESRSAEQQQPSSNVEGAEGQLRRMQLSKDDKALMNRVKNQVDGEVYLHNEEDPRYRGAAIPSKAFRYLQNMTDGGQAPNSNSAGSNRTNQMFVQNRGNVSESEDETAQQYVPPSEQRVEEPKKYTGSAIPSRSFKMLQAMTQSDAPADTNSSDIEGNQNLPCNGEIRYSPYPYPHQPHYCCNPNWHYYDPNNPQYYPHPPPPSPHHVPGYYYPPPPLPPPHAQYDRNSYYAGYMSPHHFYYPQEPCSPCTPPPYYQIGQPQIAYCENVVPESPTHSYVITTPPPRLIVTPIHDSADSDVESILSDLNSPIHPLTRSQSSLQHLSERLANFSASPEKIFPNESESLVRCSPSSPLNERYRTFEESTSSAPSSQSECSDSEEEDRQKLAQTPVAVIPKEPVQNGTNGDEEHGKQEEDDTTDESEDETTVGYDTSPQEHLPHQLSVIFEEESVYSNSANTSRRASVCSNSSTLSDCSSTLANDLDDDDRNIHEFNGGQIEHGNHTDDDIDRLDDEECGSTDETEIMSKETSTTADEPKICSMEPEHDTETESEEESTTEDEEEDGEDESDSTDKEEEETTPAEDTAVLTVSSTNDEEDTHESEEETSEAEETETESDEEESEDEAMNSDVTVTITIPSMSSKSLNECAKESSPIHDKDDEPKPTFTVDYEEDSNVSVSVSLPFKTKPSVSEEPSEEVENCNDLGKQDDPEAEKEDEDEEIDFWSQIGEEDEMSRPSRSYSRDFWSSREASVDRDGEWNQENDDETNDDGDTDFWSSENGPTEAIDLWKKDPIVETFLDRQKNENTKDSIDFWQSENERMFNNFYSEQSQEQEEAGKDCALMDENNNSSTWEKLGNLSDTECNATDDKNNDKVVEEIEAPPKDSDSEEEETETESSEEESEDDSEEYETTNTSKEESDAEENGIQNETKSSPAVAESKLPEIVLKKAPVAEKTDHKCNEILSAINTITKEDDKKLSVRDRISIFENQTSAPQLEVPLRQKPSDSSNRSRPSSMLKMSAEESEMEDDSGMTSDVSKPISEVETDSECFPEMRKMTRYQRAATHSRLFKLLQDESNNGDSDDEEAERLASIEYTEVPAASEERIEDHPRHSSLSKYNGSSFDDSSSTSNTASDRRDRLSLPIRHQSSSGIESMSSSTSSASPVSGITNEKLAEELVQSLLMKKKGRLFRNLPLEKLHAAAMKILQEDLESNGTLSSIEDNILTVDSTPALTPQEFKSEYQNSYADYYDTWNESNGKNSPSEYGGLEPVSSKAFRSLQDSTTRKSNSWSPRCPRVLSNKSISRLADVRETDASEPSTYPRSRPLSRASNQSPYPTFSGPIEESPSGSRSIYKQSKLSHF; translated from the exons CTATGGCGGCCCACCACAATCCACAATCGGCAGCTCGGCACGGCGGATACAGGCACAGCTGCCGGCTGAGCCACCGGCCTGCGTTCAAAATGCCATGATGCGACGCGATAAGCAACCCTTCACATACACCCCTGGAGGTATTGACCTCTCGCAGATCAAGTCGCCCCGCATGGCCAAACGGATATCACGGAACGCCCAGTCGGAAGGTGTGAGTAATCAGCCAAAAGTCTCCCCATTAGCACAG AATAATAACACTAGCAATAGTAGTAGTAGTCAACAAGCAGTGTCTCCTGCGGCGACTCTAGGAGCTGCCGCCATGGGTATGCCTTTTCAGGTATTTCCCACAGGGCCGCCAGCTCCTCCCCCTCCACCTCCACCGAGTGTGGCCAAAAAGCCAGCGCAAGGACACACCAATGGCAACAGTGCACCTGCGCCGCCTCCTCCACCACCTCCAGTTCTTCCGGTTGAGAAAAAGACTCCAGTACCACAATCATTCGAACCGCCTCCAATGGGGTGTAGGCCAGAAATCAAAATCCCACCAAATCCCATGTCTAATCTTCGAAAAGCGCCACGACCTCAACCGAAGAACGATTTCTGGATAGAGGAGTACCGAAATGAAAGGCGGAATGATATGCCAAACCCTGTCCAACAGATGCCTGTGTACAGTACGCGAGAGGCCGACGAAGAAG TCGCTAAGAATACGCATATTCGCACAGATCAACTTAACGTTCAGAACGATTCACCCAATCGCTCATCAAGCCCATCCAATCTAACTAAAGCGCTCGAAAACGGTTCACAGGTGTCGTCAATTAAGACACCTCCAGTCTATAGTCAGAGTCCAGTTCCACCCAACCTCCCACCACCAATCACCCCAACTAAATTATCACAACCTCCATCCACCCTGTCCATCAACTCCACAGCGAAACAACAGCAACCAAACAAGGAACAGTCGCCTAAACCCCGACAAACATCGCCACCGTCATCTTCTCCACAATCTCCATCCACCAACGGAAGTCCCGTTAGCACGCAAAACACTGCACCTTCCACAACCACCAACTCCACAACGGTTAAACCTCCCACACCACAAAAGCCAGCCCCTCAAGCATTAGGTTCTTTATACATACCACCACCTCACGAAGCGTTTGCCAATAGCAAGCAGAGTCTACTCACCCAAACAAGCCCACCATGGATGTCATCACGTCAGAATAGTGCTAAAGAACAGCCCGAATGGGTTCATAAAGAGGACCCGGATTACTTGGGATCCAAATCATCATCGGTTTCCAAGTCTAACAGTAACGAAACCGCTGCTAAAACTTCGGAACCTATCGCTACAGCTCCACCAAGTCCGCCGAAACTTGCTCCTATACCAAAACCGCAGCAATCCCCTCAACCCAGTACTACACCAGTTAGCAGACCACAGACAATCGAATTGCCACCTCCCACACAGCCAGCAATCTCACAAACACATTACATACAGCTGCAAAACCCTGTGGCCAAGGTGACACCTCAACCAATTGTACATCAGGCTCCACCACCAAACACCATGCCAACAGCGCGGAGCTATCAACAGACACCGGTGTATGTGCAGAACCAGATGTACTCTCCGCAGCCGGCGGCATCCCAAAAG CAGGAACGTATTATACCGATACAAATCGAGCAATCACCCATCAAAACGCCGGCTACAGCACCAAGTTTTGCACCCCCACCGTACTACAGTCCAGGACCACAGTACAATGCCGTTCAATCGCCACTAACAGTTGGTTATCCAGGTCCACACAGTG GCTTCACAACTCCGACCGCAATGTTTACCAACCCAAACCACTTCGTCAACCAGGGCTACAACAACATCAACTACCCACCAGCGTCTCCTCAGCACCCCATGTATCAACAGCATCACCAGCAATATCAACAGCAACCGCCTTCGgtgcaacaacagcaacagcatcaGCAAATGATGCACCAACAACGAATGCAGCAGCAGACCCCTACACAGCAACCCGGAGGAGTTCGGATCATACCAATCAAGGTCGAAAACAACGACAACGGTGCTACGGCAACTACTGTGCGTGGGCCCTTATCTCAAACGCCAGCAATCATTCAAAG tgatccgcgAAGCCATGCCAATCCACAGACCTGGAATGGCAACAGTGCGCCCAATCAGTCCCGATCGTTCAGGGTACTGCAGCAGCTTACCGACACCATGGAGGATGCGGAATCCAGGTCGGCGGAACAGCAACAGCCCAGCAGCAACGTCGAAGGAGCGGAGGGTCAACTTCGTCGGATGCAGCTGAGCAAAGACGACAAGGCGCTGATGAATCGAGTGAAAAACCAAG TTGATGGAGAGGTGTATCTCCACAACGAGGAAGATCCCCGCTATCGCGGTGCAGCAATACCCTCGAAGGCGTTCAGGTATCTGCAGAATATGACCGATGGCGGTCAGGCTCCGAATTCAAACAGTGCCG GCTCCAACCGTACCAATCAAATGTTTGTGCAAAATCGTGGCAACGTCAGTGAGTCAG AGGATGAAACAGCACAGCAATATGTTCCACCAAGTGAGCAAAGAGTGGAGGAACCGAAAAAATACACTGGAAGTGCTATACCAAGCCGATCGTTCAAGATGCTTCAAGCAATGACCCAATCAGATGCCCCCG CCGATACGAATTCCTCTGACATAGAAGGTAATCAAAATTTACCATGCAACGGCGAAATCCGATATTCACCCTATCCTTATCCGCATCAACCACACTACTGTTGTAATCCAAATTGGCACTACTATGACCCCAACAATCCCCAATACTATCCTCATCCGCCTCCACCATCACCGCATCATGTCCCTGGATATTACTATCCTCCTCCTCCTCTGCCACCGCCACACGCCCAGTATGACCGGAACTCGTACTACGCGGGCTATATGTCACCACATCACTTCTACTACCCACAAGAACCATGCTCACCCTGTACGCCACCACCGTACTATCAGATTGGCCAACCGCAGATTGCTTACTGTGAAAATGTCGTTCCTGAATCACCCACGCACTCCTACGTCATTACAACACCACCCCCACGACTCATAGTCACCCCAATACATGATTCAGCAGACTCAGACGTTGAATCCATTCTGAGCGACCTCAACAGCCCAATACATCCATTGACCCGTTCCCAAAGCAGCCTGCAGCATCTATCGGAACGCCTTGCCAACTTTAGCGCATCACCGGAGAAAATTTTCCCCAACGAATCGGAATCTTTGGTACGCTGCTCACCTAGCAGTCCGCTTAACGAAAGGTACCGTACCTTTGAAGAAAGTACCTCTTCGGCACCTTCCTCTCAGTCTGAATGTTCAGACTCGGAAGAGGAAGATCGCCAAAAGCTGGCACAGACTCCTGTAGCTGTCATACCAAAGGAACCAGTACAAAATGGCACCAATGGTGACGAAGAGCACGGTAAACAAGAAGAAGATGACACTACTGACGAGAGTGAAGATGAAACTACGGTAGGTTACGATACCAGCCCACAGGAGCATCTACCGCATCAGTTGAGTGTCATTTTCGAAGAGGAAAGCGTCTATTCGAATTCGGCCAACACAAGTCGCAGGGCGAGTGTTTGCAGTAATAGTTCAACACTAAGCGACTGTTCATCCACATTGGCCAATGACTTGGATGACGATGATAGGAATATACACGAATTCAATGGAGGGCAAATTGAGCACGGCAATCACACGGACGATGACATCGATCGCTTGGATGATGAAGAATGTGGCTCAACTGATGAAACAGAGATAATGTCGAAGGAAACCTCGACAACCGCAGATGAACCAAAGATCTGTAGCATGGAGCCGGAACATGATACTGAAACGGAATCAGAAGAAGAATCAACGACAGAAGATGAGGAGGAGGATGGTGAAGATGAGAGCGATTCTACGGACAAGGAAGAGGAAGAAACTACACCAGCAGAAGATACGGCTGTTTTGACTGTATCGTCAACGAACGATGAAGAGGACACACATGAGAGCGAAGAAGAAACCAGTGAAGCCGAAGAAACTGAAACAGAGTCGGATGAAGAAGAATCAGAAGATGAGGCAATGAATTCGGATGTCACTGTTACCATTACCATACCTTCCATGAGCAGCAAATCTTTGAATGAGTGTGCCAAAGAAAGCAGCCCAATACACGACAAAGATGATGAACCCAAACCGACATTTACTGTAGATTATGAGGAAGACTCAAATGTTTCGGTTTCTGTTTCGCTACCATTCAAAACAAAACCATCGGTAAGTGAGGAACCTAGCGAAGAAGTCGAAAATTGTAATGATCTTGGCAAGCAAGATGACCCAGAAGCTGAAAAGGAGGATGAGGACGAGGAAATTGATTTTTGGAGCCAGATAGGCGAGGAAGATGAAATGAGTCGACCAAGCCGGTCCTACTCAAGAGATTTTTGGAGTAGTCGAGAAGCTAGTGTTGATCGAGACGGCGAATGGAACCAGGAAAACGATGATGAAACTAATGACGATGGAGATACTGATTTTTGGAGTAGTGAAAATGGTCCTACTGAAGCAATAGATTTGTGGAAGAAAGACCCAATCGTAGAAACCTTTTTGGATCGACAGAAGAACGAAAACACAAAAGATTCGATTGATTTTTGGCAAAGCGAAAACGAAAGAATGTTCAACAATTTTTATAGCGAGCAAAGCCAGGAACAAGAGGAAGCTGGAAAAGACTGTGCACTTATGGATGAGAATAACAATTCTAGTACCTGGGAAAAATTAGGAAATTTGTCGGACACCGAATGCAATGCCACTgatgataaaaataatgataaagTCGTGGAAGAAATAGAAGCTCCACCGAAGGATTCGGACTCGGAGGAAGAAGAGACTGAAACAGAAAGCTCTGAAGAGGAGAGCGAAGACGACAGCGAAGAGTATGAAACAACGAACACGTCAAAGGAAGAATCGGACGCTGAAGAGAACGGAATTCAAAATGAAACCAAGAGTAGCCCAGCTGTCGCGGAATCCAAGCTTCCCGAAATTGTGTTGAAGAAAGCACCTGTAGCGGAGAAAACCGACCacaaatgtaatgaaattttgagcgcaaTCAATACAATAACCAAAGAAGATGATAAAAAACTGTCCGTTCGAGACAGGATATCAATATTTGAAAACCAAACTTCTGCACCACAGCTAGAAGTACCTTTACGGCAGAAACCATCCGATTCAAGTAATCGATCGAGACCATCTTCGATGCTAAAAATGTCTGCTGAGGAATCCGAGATGGAAGACGACTCCGGTATGACATCAGACGTGAGCAAACCTATTTCAGAAGTGGAAACAGACTCCGAATGTTTCCCAGAGATGCGCAAAATGACCCGTTACCAACGAGCAGCAACACATTCCAGATTGTTCAAGCTTTTGCAGGACGAAAGTAATAACGGTGATAGTGACGACGAGGAGGCTGAGAGGTTAGCATCGATTGAATATACGGAGGTGCCAGCAGCAAGTGAGGAGCGCATAGAGGACCACCCACGCCATTCAAGTTTGAGCAAATATAATGGATCATCGTTTGATGATAGTTCCAGCACATCAAACACTGCCAGCGATCGCAGAGATCGTCTATCACTGCCTATCAGACATCAATCATCATCGGGTATTGAAAGTATGTCTTCTTCGACCTCATCTGCATCTCCTGTATCAGGAATCACCAATGAGAAACTTGCGGAAGAATTAGTACAAAGTTTATTGATGAAGAAGAAAGGCAGACTATTTCGCAATTTGCCACTGGAAAAGCTTCACGCAGCTGCTATGAAAATCTTGCAGGAAGATTTGGAATCCAATGGCACCTTGAGTTCCATTGAAGACAATATTTTAACCGTAGATTCTACACCAGCCTTAACGCCACAAGAGTTCAAATCGGAATACCAGAACTCGTATGCCGATTACTACGACACGTGGAATGAATCCAATGGTAAGAATTCACCTTCGGAATACGGTGGGCTTGAACCAGTATCATCAAAAGCTTTCCGTAGTCTGCAAGATTCAACGACGCGAAAGTCTAACAGCTGGTCTCCGCGTTGCCCTCGAGTATTGAGCAACAAAAGTATATCCCGGCTGGCCGATGTACGAGAAACCGATGCTTCCGAGCCCAGTACTTATCCCCGCTCACGTCCACTATCACGTGCATCCAATCAGTCTCCCTATCCTACATTTTCCGGACCGATAGAGGAATCCCCATCCGGATCGAGGAGTATATATAAACAATCCAAACTCAGCCATTTTTGA